The region gagaagaggtagGGAGGTGGAAGGCGCAGGACAGTGGGTATTCATGCGAGGCTTTAGCGCAGGGGAGGTCCACGGTCTTAGGTCCCAGCAGTGTCACTGGGAATCGGACTGTGTGGTAAACTCAGACTCTTGCGTACTGCCCCTCAAGTCCACACTCTGCTTCTCCCCACAGCCAGGACCAGTGTTACCAACCACTCTCAGACCCCTAGGACAAATGACCCCCAAACCTgtttaatagaataataaaataagtagtaTTACAAGGAGGTAGGGGAGGAGACAAATCCAGGAGGAAAGGGCCCGCGAGGGATTTGAGCAAGTCGCAGTTACATTTTAGCCAAATTCAATTCCTGGCCtcactgagtctcagtttctcccgCTGGACGGCgaggtgtttatttttctgttcctcccttccccagcttcACAAACGGGGGGCAGAGAATGTGGGCCAGTAGAACGCTGAAAATGGGTGAAGTGATGCCAAAGGACTCAACAGGATTCCTCCGCGAGTCCTAGATCTACCGGCTGCGCGAGAACCATGGGCTCTGGCGCGCCCTGGCGGCCGGGCAACTTCCAGCTGACGCCGACGGACCATGTGTGACGATCTGGATGCCATTTTTCCTCCAGGCAGTGGCCATAATGGTAAAGGCGAGATTCTACATTGTCTCTACCCGCCCCTCCTGGCTCGCGAATATCTAAAGTGAGTACCGATgatgacattttataaaatatacgcTTCCTGAACAAAAAAATAGATGGATGATGACCTTTACTTGGGGAGACCGGGCCAGCATGTCCTTTACCCAGATGGCTACAGCGCAGGGACGTAATCAGCACGCGCTACCGGGAGCTCAGCCCACAAGTCCGGCGGTGACGTCAAGAAGACGCGACCGGCAGGCGCTGGGGAAAGGAGGTAGGAGCTGCCTCGGCGCGGGCGGAGCCGGGGTTCGGGGGGCGGGGTGCGGGTGGGCCCGCGGGCAGCTCGGTCTGGGACCATCCCTCgggagggctggaggtgggatgCTCGGAGACGGGTATTTCCTGCGCACGGCCCCCCGAGGGGGCTGTGCCCATTTCCTTGAGCGCGCGACTGAGACCCAGAGGGATAGCGCCTTGTTCGAGGGCACTCAGCACTGGCCCTGCCTCTGAGCGGCCTCCAGGCTTGGGGATGACAGAGCTTCCACGGACGCTCCCGGCTTCTTGCAGTGGGATCAGGGCTGGGAAGAGGGACGATGGACGGTTGGAGCCCagaagggagggcgggagggcttcttggaggagAAAGCCTTGAGCTTCGTTTATTCTCTTACTTTCGCATCCAAACAACCATGTGGGTTTGGATTCCTACCTAAGTGTACCCCGGGTCCACCCAGAGCCTCTCAGACACTGCTTGAGTTCCCTGCTTCTGTCACACTCCCACCCCTGAGTTCACTTCCTCACCAACCCCAGAGGGTTCACACCCGCAGATCTGCCCCTCCAGGCTCTAACACCCTCTGCACCCTCCCCATCACCCTAAGTACAAATCACTTTTCCCAGTCTGCCTCCCCCACTTTCTTGAAGGGCTCAggtttttcctctcctttagGCGGTTTCTTAGGTGTCTCATCCAGGAAGTCCTTTGACCCAGCAGCCCTCTGCCTTCTCACTGGATCAGAAGACCCCTCCAAGCTTCTCCAGCACCCTGCAGATTCCTACCACAGCTCTGATCTTGAGTTGTAACCCATTGTTTATTCTCTAGACAGCCTGGGAGTCCCATGTGGGCCGGAAGCCCATGGGCCCCACCTCCTCTTCCAGCCTCCCACTTGTATTAGGTGCTGGGTGCATGTTTGCAGAATGACGAAGTGAGTGACTGTTTACTAGAGAAGAGAAGCTGTCTGTCTTAGTCTGCTCCAACTGCCAggacaaaataccacagactgggcagcTTAGACATCACAtatgctcacagttctggagacggGAAgcctaagatcaaggtgtcagtcAGTTGGGCTCCTGGTGCGGGCTCTTCCtgacttgcagatggccaccttctcattGTGCTCTCACATGGTGAAAAGAGCAAGCTCTGGTGTCTTTTGCTCTTATAGGGGCACCAGCCCTATTGGATTAGGACCCCActctatgacctcatttaatctttttttaaggttatttatttatttatttttagagagaggggaagggaaggagaaagagagggagagaaacatcagtgtgtggctgcctctagcgcatcccctactggggacctggcccgcaacccaggcatgtgccctgactgggaatcaaaccaatgaccctttggttcacaggctggcattctatccactgagccacaccagccagggaatgacCTCATTTATTCTTTAGCACCTCCTTAGTGGTCctttctccaaatacagtcacactgagggttagggcttcaatgctggaattttggagggacacaaacattcagtcctaGGCTCCGAGCCTGAAGAGGTGGTCAAAAGAGCCTTGTCAAGCCTTGGGTTGGAGATGGGAATTGTGGGCAGGTGCACAGGAGAAGGAGATGCTGGGGCAGAATTCCTGTGCGTGGGCAGGGTTTTTACCAGAGGAGGGGACCAGAGAGGGTGTATCAGGTGAGGACATAGCAAGAGCAGAGGCTCAGAAGCTGGAGGGGGAGGTGAGTGGAAAGAACAGTGAGAAGCTGAGTTTGGACACAACATCATGAAGTAAATACTGGGAGAACCCTGGAAATCAAtacttgttcattcattcgttcaaaacatttattgagagaaaaaagaaaaaaattattgaggaaaTGAATGAGGGCACTGAGGCACAGCAGTGACCAAGGCTGTCCCAGTActgcccccaggagcccccagccTAGTGGGGAGGAGGGACATTTGCCAGTCATATAAATGAACATAAAGCAATGCAGACAAGGGCCTCCAGTTTGTGGTCTGAGAGTCAGGGGTATCTccgggaaggcttcttggaggcaGCAATAGCTGAGTTGAGTCCTGAGATTTAAATAGGAGTTAACTGGGTAAAAAGACGAGCAACgagcagccaggtggagagcacagcaagtacaaaggccctgaggcaggaagctGCTTGGTATGTGTGAAACAGCAAGGAGACTGGTGTGGCTGTTGCTGAAtgattgaggggaaaatggaaaggAGTAGGGGatgaggaattttttcatctgtaactCAAACAGTGACCCCCACTTCTTGGTTCTCTCCTAGGGAATCTGGGAGGGGGCTTCTGTTGTAGATGACCAGGAACGAATGCTGGGTTTAGTGTGGGGAGAGACTAAAATCATCCCATCTCAAATAAGGAAACTGGCTTGAAGGGAGCATGTGAGCTGCAGTTACAGAGCCAGGACTCAATCCCAAGTCTCCTGGGTCCACCAATCCCCAGTCTGTCCTGTTCTTCCTAATGGGTTTACTTCCCCGTCTCAGCCTGGAAGGACCACCCTTCTGTTTCAAGGGAGGGGCCCCAGTAGCTTAGGGGTCCTGATCTGCATTGCTGTTCCCTGAGGGGTCAGCCAGGACCCTGGTGTGGATTAGTGGTTAAGAATACAGAGTTGAGACCAAGGGGCTGGGCCTGGGTTGGAACCTGGGCCCCTCTGCTAACCCCTCCCGTGTGGCCCTAAGCCTGTCACTGAACCTCTCAAAGCCTcagatttttcatttgtaaatggggATCTGGCTAGGTACTTCAGCTTCCCCATCTTAGAATGGGGATAAGGACAGTCCCCACATTTACGGTGTGGGGTGTTCACTGACTCGGTCCATATAAAGTGCTTAGTGGAGGACCGGGCACAGGGAAGGTGGCGCCTGCCATCAGGGTGCATTGTTATTTCCCTAGTGCCCAGCGCAGGACCTGCACAGACCAGGTGCCTGCTGGACGGCAGCTTCATGATTGTTACAGCGTCTCGCAGCCATGTGAGCCCTGGCAGGGTCACTGTAGTTCATGGCAGCTTCTTACCCAGGGTGTGGGGGACTCAGCCTCAGGGTGCGAGACCCAGGAACTGAGGCCTCAGAGGTGAAAGAGTGGGAGGGGCCACATACAGACTGGCCTGCAGGCCCACAGCGGCATGACTTATAAGAGCTAAAACGTGGAGACACCCCAGATGTCTATCAGTGGGTAGATAGAAAAAATGTGGTCCATCCATACaacggaatattactcagccataaaaggaacAGAGCACTAAGACATGATACCTGAGGATGGACCTCAAAAATATCATCCAGATACAAAAGGCCACATGTATGATTCCGtctacatgaaatgtccagaatgggtaactccacagagacagaaggcagattattggttgccaggggctgggggaggggcagttggggtgatagaaatgttctgaAACTAGATAGAGGTGATGGTTGCATTTCACctcagtacatttttaaaaagaaatcacaaagtcTGAGCCCtcgggttttttttctttttaagatactcacttatttttagagatgggaaggggggtggtggagaaagggagagagacactgatgtgtgagagatacaattggtcgcctcttgcacacccccagtctgcagacctggcccacaacccaggtctgactgggaatctagccggccaccctttggttcccaggctggcactcaatccactgagccacactagtcagggctgagTCCTTATTTTACTGACAAGAGCATTGAGGTTCCAAGGGGGTCCTGGATGCCCAGGAGTGAGTCTGGGGGTCCTGGGGGTGGATGTCTCCCACTCATTGGTCCCCATCCTCCTCCCACAGCCTGCTGAGGGATGCCCAAGAAGTTCCAGGGTGAGAACACCAAGTCGGCAGCAGCCCGGGCACGGAGGGCTGAGgccaaggcagcagctgatgcCCGGAGGCACAAGGAGCTGGAAGATGCCTACTGGAAGGATGAAGACAAACACGTCATGAGGAAGGAGCAGCGCAaggtggggggccctgggctgctgtgCCTGTGAGTGAGGCAGACCGTGTCGGTAGAAGGTGGCTGGAGGCCTCGGAGGCTCTGGCCTGAAGGGCAGGGAGGCACTAGACCTGGAGcaagggcaggaagggaggcagTGACAATGGCTCATACAAAGGCCCTGGAGTGGCCAGGACTTGGCACGTTGGGGGAACAGCAAGGCAGATACTGCCTTCCATGGGCTTGTTCCTCTCCATGTGACGCCAGGGTCAGGTTACACTCGCAGTTCTCACCTGGGAGTGATTCTGCACCcagagacatttggcaatgtcagGACACATATTTGGCTGTCACAACTGGTTGGTGGAGGGTATTCCTGATGTCCAGTGGGTCAAGGTCAGGCATGCTGCTCATCACCCCACAGTGCTCAGGATGAGCCCCCAGCAAAGAATGAGCCAGCTCAGATATCAGCAGAACCAAGGCTAGGAAATGCTGGGATGTCTCCATTTCTCACCTGCTGACCTGGGGCCTGCAGGATTTCCCAGGAATTTATAAAACAAGGGGTGCTTAATTGGTGTCAGGGAATGTTTGAGGGCTGGTGCTGACATGTTCCGCCCAGTAGGTGGTGCCAGAGACATGTAGTAGAGGTTCCAGGTCCCTGAGCTGGTCAGacctgcccagagccctgggggATGGATGCGCTGGTGACTCAGGGCCAAGAATGGGGTTTCCTCTGTTGGAAAACTGACAAACGCTATGGAAAATAGCAGTGGACGTGAGCATCCCTGCACGCCCAGATCATGGTTGCCTGGGCCCTTGCGAGAGCTTTCCCATCATCTTTCTGTGAGGGACTGGATTCCGCCTTGTCAGTGGACATTGAATGTCACTggttccctccccatcccccttgCCATGCCGCACTGTATTTGTGGAGGGCTTTAGACTTCCTTTTTGATTGTCAACATTTTGACAACATAGGAAAGTTGAAAACCCAAAAGGAAAATCAATGTCTGCTAAAGATCCATTATCCAGACAGAAAAGCCAGGGACCTGTTGATAGTCCGGGCCCCGAGAGTCTGCCCCAGACCCTTGTTTTGGGCCTTGGGGTCATCCCCATCCTCcagaccaggaaactgaggcacagaccaCAGTGGCCCTGCCTGAGGTGCCTGAGCACAGAAGTGGGTACCCAGAAGCTATCCTGGAATACCCTTGACCTTTAAACCTACCCACACACTTGTGCCatgcagccaggatggaggcTCAGTGGGTGTCCTCGGGTGCATGGGCCCTCTCCTAGGAAAGCCACAGGAGTGTCACAATCCCGGAAGcatgggaggcaggagggagagttGCAGGCACTGGATAGGCAAGCAGGGGCGCGTGCAGTGCAGAGCCCAGCCAACAGCCCCACTACACTATACGTGAAGGAGAGCCTCGCTCTGTCCCCTGGAGTGGTGGAGGGGCAGTGGCCAAGGACAAATCCTGTAGGCCAGATGTCCCCTCATCCCACTGGCATCTGGGTTTCCCTGGGGAATCAAAGTGGGGTGAGTCCCTGCCCATGATGCTGGACTAGGGACAGTGCCTCCTCCAAGGTCTGACCCAAAAGGGCAGAACTCCTGCCCTAGCTGCCAAATGGATCCAAACCCTCTTCGGCTCCTGTCACCTTTGGAATCCAATATAAACTGCTCTCCATGCCCTTGAGGCTCCTGAGCTGTTTCcccgccccttctccctccctgcttccagtCCCCATTTCAGTCCCATCTGCCTCTGTGcttccccacttcctgcccccaGAGCCTATATACCTGCATACCTGCCATTTTCACCACTCTCCTGTCCCCCAGCGCTCCTCCTCTGGCCCAGGCATCACTTTTTCTTTCCAgagccacccacccacctgtgtTGGCCAAGGCTCCCCATCGTTCCCATCATCCTGTGGGTTGGCCCTCCTGCTCCCAGCAGTGTCCCCTGCACCCAGCATGGATCTGGCACTCAGCAGGGCCTCAGTCCACATTGTTTGAGATGAAAACTTGGACCCCATGGCGGTAGGGTGGGCCACCCCTGACCGACCCATCCccccaggaggagaaggagaagcggCGCCTGGAGCAGCTGGAGCGCAAAAAGGAGACCCAGCgcctgctggaggaggaggactcGAAGCTCAAGGGCGGCAAGGCCCCCCGAGTGGCCGTGCCCAGCAAAGTCACCCGCGCTCAGATTGAAGAGACGCTCCGGCGAGACCATCAGCACAAGGAAGCCCCAGAGCAAGGTGGGGCAGTGCCCCTTTGAGCCGCCCTCTTGCCCACTAAAGAACAGGCAGAGGACTGCGTCCGGTCTGAGTCTAGACGCCCTTTCTCATCCCCGGAGATgctgcctgggctctgcctggTGAAGGGTGGGTGGGCGGCAGCCTAGCACAGTCAGCAGAGGCACACACTAGTGTACTTCGCTCTGCACCCGATCTCAGCTTGTgcctccctcacccccctccTACCCTGGAATGCCTGGGCGGTACCCCAGGCTGAGGAGACAGCAGCCTCAATGTGAGTCTTCCCTGCGTGCCCAGCTCCCGGGAAGTTAGGAGGGCAGTGAACTGCGCGCAGAGAGGGTAGGACCACCCTGTAGGTCAGTTCTACGAGGGCTTCCCAGCTCGAGTTGTGTTTTATGCCATTGTTCTCTCGCTTGTTCCTCCACTGTATCTGTATATCTGCATATAACTCTGTCACCCGACTGGTTACCAATCCCCAGCTGAGAAAGCCAAGAGCCACCTGGAGGTGCCGCTGGAGGAAAACGTGAACCGCCGCATACTGGAGGAGGGCAGCGTGGAGGCACGCACCATTGAGGACGCCATTGCTGTGCTCAGGTAGTGGGAGGGGGCCTGAACCTTTGGGGTGGGGCTTGGACTTCAGGGAGGGGCTTGAGCCTCTAGGGTGGGGCTTGGACTTTGGCGATGTTGTGGGGTTAGTCCGGGTGGGGATTGAGCCTCTGGGACCAGACCTGAGCGTCAGGGGGCAGGGCCGCGCTCCAGACCCGCTGAAGTCCAGTGTTCTGCagtgtgggggaggaggctgcagaCAGGCATCCGGAGCGTCGCATGCGGGCTGCCTTCACCGCCTTTGAGGAGGAGAACCTGCCTCGGCTCAAGCAAGAGAACCCCAATATGCGGCTGTCGCAGCTGAAGCAGCTGCTCAAGAAGGAGTGGCTGCGCTCACCAGACAACCCCATGAACCAGCGGACCGTGCCCTTCAACAACCCCAAGTGAGCCCCGAACTGGGGGAACCGCCCCAGGAACTGGGGGAGCCGCCCCACCGCCGGTCAGGGTCGTGAGCCTGCATTCCCTCTCACCTGATCAGCTCCCAGAGTTACAGAGGGGTCCAAGCCAGCACATGTCCTGGAGGCTAATTGGCATCATCAGCCATGCCTCCCACCAAAGGTCCCTGCTCTGAGTAACACCTCCTTCCAGTGTGCATTCCCTGGTTGCGTGCCCAATAAAGGTGGTCGTGAGGCAAAGTGTGCACTTGTAGTCACCAGGGGCAGATGGGTGGGTGGTGGAGAGTTGAGGGCTGGAGTGAGGAGGATATATGGGCTACAGCCAGAGATGACAAGAGCTCCCAGTGGGGCCCTGTTGCAGCAAACCACCAGAGAGCCGTGGCTGTCTCCTGGGATGCCACCTCCTGGCCAAGCCACTTGTCCAGTAAGGAACCCGTACCACCATTCCTGAGTCTTGACAGGCTCCTGCAAAGGTGTGACACAGAGAGCTTGAGGCATCGGCTCCAGGTCATTCAGGAGAATGAATTGGGAGAATGGAGGTGATTTGTTGGTGTCCTGAGAGCCTGGTTCAGAGTCAGTGGCCAGGTCACATGCTGTGCTTGGGGTCAGGAAATGGTGGCTGCTCTGCTCTTGTTCCAACACGGGGGCATCTGGGTGGGGTCCTGGGCAGGCTTCCCAGTGGAGGATTTCTTCAGAGTAGGCCTTAGCGGGAGATGAGTCAGTTTCCATCACAGGCCAAGGTCTGGGGGCTGGAGCAGCAGGTGGATCCTGGTAGCAATGAACATCTTTTGGGAGGAcacggggctgggaggggctgggtaaGATCTGAACCTGGTTCCTGCTTCCAAGTGCTTAGTCACCCTTCAGGGGTCCACAGAGAGGGAGGGCAGCTGGGAGATGGGCCGACGTGTAGGAAGCAGGGTGTAAGCATTTACCAGGTCACTGCTGGGGCTCCCACTCAAGTAACTCCCTCCCTGTACCCACAAGACTGCCCCCGAGGCTTCCCACCCATTCCTTgcactttttttaatccttacccaaggatatatttattgatttgagagagagaggaagggggg is a window of Phyllostomus discolor isolate MPI-MPIP mPhyDis1 chromosome 8, mPhyDis1.pri.v3, whole genome shotgun sequence DNA encoding:
- the CCDC124 gene encoding coiled-coil domain-containing protein 124 isoform X2, translated to MPKKFQGENTKSAAARARRAEAKAAADARRHKELEDAYWKDEDKHVMRKEQRKEEKEKRRLEQLERKKETQRLLEEEDSKLKGGKAPRVAVPSKVTRAQIEETLRRDHQHKEAPDPAEKAKSHLEVPLEENVNRRILEEGSVEARTIEDAIAVLSVGEEAADRHPERRMRAAFTAFEEENLPRLKQENPNMRLSQLKQLLKKEWLRSPDNPMNQRTVPFNNPK
- the CCDC124 gene encoding coiled-coil domain-containing protein 124 isoform X1 codes for the protein MPKKFQGENTKSAAARARRAEAKAAADARRHKELEDAYWKDEDKHVMRKEQRKEEKEKRRLEQLERKKETQRLLEEEDSKLKGGKAPRVAVPSKVTRAQIEETLRRDHQHKEAPEQAEKAKSHLEVPLEENVNRRILEEGSVEARTIEDAIAVLSVGEEAADRHPERRMRAAFTAFEEENLPRLKQENPNMRLSQLKQLLKKEWLRSPDNPMNQRTVPFNNPK